A window of the Pseudomonas fluorescens genome harbors these coding sequences:
- the hutU gene encoding urocanate hydratase, whose product MTDNKPTKFRNVEIRAARGNKLTAKSWLTEAPLRMLMNNLDPEVAENPKELVVYGGIGRAARNWECYDKIVESLTNLNEDETLLVQSGKPVGVFKTHSNAPRVLIANSNLVPHWATWEHFNELDAKGLAMYGQMTAGSWIYIGSQGIVQGTYETFVEAGRQHYNDNLTGKWVLTAGLGGMGGAQPLAATLAGACSLNIECQQISIDFRLKTRYVDEQAKDLDDALARIAKYTSEGKAVSIALCGNAAEILPELVKRGVRPDMVTDQTSAHDPLNGYLPAGWTWDEYRARAKTEPAAVVKAAKQSMAVHVKAMLDFQKMGVPTFDYGNNIRQMAQEEGVENAFDFPGFVPAYIRPLFCRGIGPFRWAALSGDPQDIYKTDAKVKELIPDDAHLHNWLDMARERISFQGLPARICWVGLGLRAKLGLAFNEMVRSGELSAPIVIGRDHLDSGSVSSPNRETESMQDGSDAVSDWPLLNALLNTASGATWVSLHHGGGVGMGFSQHSGMVIVCDGTDEAAERIARVLHNDPGTGVMRHADAGYQIAIDCAKEQGLNLPMITGK is encoded by the coding sequence GTGACTGACAATAAGCCTACAAAATTCCGTAACGTCGAAATCCGCGCCGCCCGCGGCAACAAGCTGACCGCCAAGAGCTGGCTGACCGAAGCGCCGCTGCGCATGCTGATGAACAACCTCGACCCGGAAGTCGCCGAGAACCCGAAAGAGCTGGTGGTCTACGGTGGCATCGGCCGCGCGGCGCGTAACTGGGAGTGCTACGACAAGATCGTCGAGAGCCTCACCAACCTCAACGAAGACGAAACCCTGCTGGTGCAATCGGGCAAGCCGGTCGGCGTGTTCAAGACCCATAGCAACGCCCCGCGCGTACTGATCGCCAACTCCAACCTGGTGCCACACTGGGCGACCTGGGAACACTTCAACGAACTCGACGCCAAAGGCCTGGCCATGTATGGCCAGATGACCGCCGGCAGCTGGATCTACATCGGCAGCCAGGGCATCGTTCAGGGCACCTACGAAACCTTCGTTGAAGCCGGTCGCCAGCACTACAACGACAACCTCACCGGCAAGTGGGTACTGACCGCCGGCCTCGGCGGCATGGGCGGCGCCCAGCCACTGGCCGCGACCCTCGCCGGTGCCTGCTCGCTGAACATCGAATGCCAGCAGATCAGCATCGATTTCCGCCTCAAGACCCGCTATGTCGACGAGCAGGCCAAAGACCTCGACGACGCGCTGGCCCGCATCGCCAAATACACCTCCGAAGGCAAGGCCGTTTCCATCGCCCTGTGCGGCAACGCCGCTGAAATCCTTCCGGAACTGGTCAAGCGCGGCGTGCGCCCGGACATGGTCACCGACCAGACCAGCGCCCACGACCCGCTCAACGGTTACCTGCCGGCCGGCTGGACCTGGGACGAATACCGCGCCCGCGCCAAGACCGAGCCAGCCGCTGTGGTCAAGGCCGCCAAGCAATCGATGGCCGTCCACGTCAAAGCCATGCTCGACTTCCAGAAAATGGGCGTGCCGACCTTCGACTACGGCAACAACATCCGTCAGATGGCTCAGGAAGAAGGCGTCGAAAACGCATTCGATTTCCCGGGCTTCGTACCGGCCTACATCCGTCCGCTGTTCTGCCGTGGCATCGGTCCGTTCCGCTGGGCTGCGCTGTCGGGTGATCCGCAGGACATCTACAAGACCGACGCCAAAGTCAAAGAGCTGATCCCGGACGACGCCCACCTGCACAACTGGCTGGACATGGCGCGCGAGCGCATCAGCTTCCAGGGTCTGCCGGCGCGTATCTGCTGGGTTGGCCTGGGCCTGCGCGCCAAGCTCGGTCTGGCGTTCAACGAAATGGTCCGCAGCGGCGAGCTGTCGGCACCGATCGTGATCGGTCGCGACCACCTCGACTCCGGCTCGGTCTCCAGCCCGAACCGTGAAACCGAATCGATGCAGGACGGCTCCGACGCAGTCTCCGACTGGCCGCTGCTGAATGCTCTGTTGAACACCGCGAGCGGTGCGACCTGGGTGTCCCTGCACCACGGCGGCGGCGTCGGCATGGGCTTCTCCCAGCACTCGGGCATGGTGATTGTCTGCGACGGTACTGACGAAGCGGCCGAGCGAATCGCTCGCGTGCTGCACAACGACCCGGGCACCGGCGTCATGCGTCACGCCGATGCCGGTTACCAGATCGCCATCGATTGCGCCAAGGAACAAGGGCTGAACCTGCCGATGATCACCGGCAAGTAA
- a CDS encoding lipocalin family protein: MKRLLLVLFAGLVLAGCATTGEDPLAPKTVNSVNLKRYQGTWYELARLPMYFQRNCAQSEARYSLKPDGNVAVYNRCLTADWTWEEVKGTAYPQVPGKTDKLWVEFDTWFSRLIPGVAKGQYWVLYVSDDYKTALVGDPSRRYLWLLSRTPTVNGVVREELLSKARQQGYDTTRLIWRTSDQQMAKTSN; the protein is encoded by the coding sequence ATGAAGCGGTTATTGCTTGTCCTTTTTGCCGGCCTGGTATTGGCCGGCTGCGCCACGACCGGTGAAGATCCGCTGGCGCCGAAGACGGTCAACAGTGTCAATCTCAAGCGTTACCAGGGCACCTGGTACGAACTGGCGCGTCTGCCGATGTATTTCCAGCGCAATTGCGCGCAATCCGAAGCCCGTTACTCGCTCAAGCCCGACGGCAATGTCGCGGTGTACAACCGCTGCCTGACGGCGGACTGGACGTGGGAAGAAGTCAAAGGCACGGCTTATCCACAGGTGCCGGGCAAGACCGACAAGCTGTGGGTCGAGTTCGATACCTGGTTCTCGCGTCTGATTCCGGGTGTGGCGAAGGGTCAATACTGGGTGCTGTATGTCAGCGATGACTACAAGACCGCCCTCGTCGGCGACCCGAGTCGTCGCTACCTGTGGCTGTTGTCGCGCACGCCGACCGTCAACGGTGTGGTGCGTGAGGAATTGCTGAGCAAGGCGCGTCAGCAGGGTTACGACACCACGCGCCTGATCTGGCGTACGTCGGATCAGCAGATGGCCAAGACGTCCAACTGA
- a CDS encoding ABC transporter permease — MFPESFTFSIADWVNGWVDALVTNYGDVFRHISDTLLWAIVNLEGLLRAAPWWLMLAIVGVVAWHATRKVVTTAVIVGLLFLVGAVGLWDKLMQTLALMMVATVISVLIGVPLGILSARSNRLRSVLMPLLDIMQTMPSFVYLIPVLMLFGLGKVPAIFATVIYAAPPLIRLTDLGIRQVDGEVMEAINAFGANRWQQLFGVQLPLALPSIMAGINQTTMMALSMVVIASMIGARGLGEDVLVGIQTLNVGRGLEAGLAIVILAVVIDRITQAYGRPRHEVSK, encoded by the coding sequence ATGTTTCCCGAAAGCTTTACCTTTTCCATCGCCGACTGGGTCAACGGTTGGGTCGATGCGCTGGTCACCAACTACGGCGATGTGTTCCGCCATATCTCCGACACCCTGCTGTGGGCCATCGTCAATCTTGAAGGCCTGCTGCGCGCCGCACCGTGGTGGTTGATGCTGGCCATCGTCGGTGTCGTGGCCTGGCACGCCACGCGCAAGGTCGTGACCACCGCCGTGATCGTCGGTCTGTTGTTCCTGGTCGGCGCTGTCGGTCTGTGGGACAAGTTGATGCAGACCCTCGCGCTGATGATGGTGGCGACGGTCATTTCGGTACTGATCGGCGTACCGCTGGGGATTCTCTCGGCGCGCAGCAATCGCCTGCGTTCGGTGCTGATGCCGCTGCTCGACATCATGCAGACCATGCCGAGTTTCGTGTACCTGATTCCGGTGCTGATGCTGTTCGGCCTGGGCAAGGTGCCGGCGATTTTCGCCACCGTGATCTACGCCGCGCCGCCGCTGATCCGTCTGACCGATCTGGGCATCCGCCAGGTCGACGGCGAAGTGATGGAAGCGATCAACGCCTTCGGCGCCAACCGCTGGCAGCAACTGTTCGGCGTGCAACTGCCGCTGGCCCTGCCGAGCATCATGGCCGGGATCAACCAGACCACCATGATGGCCCTGTCGATGGTGGTAATCGCCTCGATGATCGGCGCCCGTGGCCTGGGTGAAGATGTGCTGGTGGGCATTCAGACCCTCAACGTCGGACGCGGCCTGGAAGCCGGTCTGGCGATCGTGATTCTCGCAGTGGTCATCGACCGCATTACCCAGGCGTATGGTCGGCCACGGCATGAGGTGAGCAAATGA
- a CDS encoding HutD/Ves family protein → MSELKVLRAEGYPRMPWKNGGGSTEEITRDAGAGLDGFGWRLSIADIAESGGFSTFAGYQRVITVLQGDGMTLCVDGDDTRPLLPLDPFAFSGESQVSCTLLGGAIRDFNLIYSPQRYSARLQWLDGEQRFFSSASTVLVFSVSELLEVTVGDSASQLGRHDCLQLDGNTGLTEIAVNAGCCVIELSPR, encoded by the coding sequence ATGAGCGAGTTGAAGGTTCTACGCGCCGAAGGCTACCCCCGCATGCCGTGGAAAAACGGCGGCGGCAGCACCGAGGAAATCACCCGAGACGCCGGCGCCGGTCTCGACGGATTTGGCTGGCGCCTGTCGATTGCCGACATCGCCGAATCCGGCGGCTTCTCGACCTTCGCCGGTTACCAGCGGGTCATCACGGTATTGCAGGGCGACGGCATGACCCTGTGTGTCGACGGCGACGATACCCGGCCGTTGTTACCCCTCGACCCGTTTGCCTTCAGCGGCGAAAGCCAGGTGTCCTGCACCTTGCTCGGCGGCGCGATCCGCGACTTCAACCTGATCTACTCGCCCCAGCGTTACAGCGCACGCCTGCAATGGCTGGACGGCGAGCAGCGGTTTTTCAGTTCGGCAAGCACCGTGCTGGTCTTCAGCGTCAGCGAACTGCTGGAGGTCACGGTCGGTGACAGCGCCTCGCAACTCGGCCGCCATGACTGCCTGCAACTGGACGGTAACACCGGTTTGACCGAGATCGCCGTCAATGCCGGCTGCTGCGTGATCGAACTGTCCCCACGCTGA
- a CDS encoding purine-cytosine permease family protein: protein MAGNTDRAGSKPLIERRSIDYIPEAERHGRLFSQFTLWMGANLQITAIVTGALAVVLGGDVFWSLIGLLIGQLLGGGVMALHAAQGPKLGLPQMISSRVQFGVYGAAIPIVLVCLMYLGFTATGTVLSGQALGQLFGVSDTVGILLFASVIVVVTVLGYRVIHWIGRIASAIGVIAFVYLFSRLMSQVDVGALLEIRHFSWSSFLLAVSLAASWQIAFGPYVADYSRYLPSKVSSVKTFFAAGAGSVIGAQVAMILGVFAAASANGQFAGHEVAYIVGLGGTGATAALLYFSIAFGKVTISTLNSYGSFMCIATIISGFRGHLTVTRMQRLVFVLVIVGAATLIALLGQHSFLGAFKSFILFLLAFFTPWSAINLVDYYCITRERYDVPALADPNGRYGRWNLLGISVYVFGVLVQLPFISTKFYTGPLVAALGDVDISWIIGLVLPAALYYVCAKKWHGTVPDRLILPVEQDSVVQPKTSGAGRAAAQA, encoded by the coding sequence ATGGCAGGCAACACCGATCGTGCAGGCAGTAAACCGTTGATCGAAAGGCGTTCGATCGACTACATCCCGGAAGCGGAAAGACACGGTCGTCTGTTCAGTCAGTTCACCCTGTGGATGGGTGCCAACCTGCAAATCACCGCGATTGTCACCGGGGCCCTGGCCGTGGTGCTGGGCGGCGATGTGTTCTGGTCGTTGATCGGTCTGCTGATCGGTCAACTGCTGGGCGGCGGGGTGATGGCGCTGCACGCGGCGCAAGGGCCGAAGCTTGGCCTGCCGCAGATGATTTCCAGCCGGGTGCAGTTCGGCGTCTACGGCGCGGCGATACCGATCGTGCTGGTGTGCCTGATGTATCTCGGTTTCACCGCGACCGGTACCGTGTTGTCGGGTCAGGCGCTGGGCCAGTTGTTCGGGGTCAGCGATACCGTCGGCATCCTTCTGTTCGCCAGCGTCATCGTCGTGGTCACGGTGCTCGGCTATCGGGTTATTCACTGGATCGGCCGCATCGCCAGCGCCATTGGCGTGATTGCTTTCGTGTACCTGTTCAGCCGTCTGATGAGTCAGGTGGACGTCGGCGCACTTCTGGAAATCCGTCACTTCAGCTGGAGCAGTTTCCTGCTGGCGGTGTCCCTCGCGGCCTCCTGGCAGATCGCTTTCGGCCCATACGTGGCGGACTACTCGCGCTACCTGCCGAGCAAGGTGTCTTCGGTGAAAACCTTCTTCGCCGCCGGTGCCGGTTCGGTGATTGGTGCGCAGGTGGCGATGATCCTCGGTGTGTTCGCGGCCGCTTCGGCCAACGGGCAATTCGCCGGTCATGAAGTCGCCTACATCGTCGGTCTGGGCGGGACCGGTGCCACCGCCGCGCTGCTGTATTTCAGCATCGCGTTCGGCAAGGTCACCATCTCCACCCTGAACTCCTACGGCAGCTTCATGTGCATCGCGACCATCATCAGCGGCTTCCGTGGCCACCTGACGGTCACCCGGATGCAGCGTCTGGTGTTCGTGCTGGTGATCGTCGGCGCGGCGACCCTGATTGCGCTGCTCGGCCAGCATTCGTTCCTCGGTGCGTTCAAGTCCTTCATCCTGTTCCTGCTGGCATTCTTCACGCCGTGGAGCGCGATCAACCTGGTGGACTACTACTGCATCACCCGCGAGCGCTACGACGTACCGGCGCTGGCGGATCCGAACGGTCGCTATGGCCGCTGGAACCTCCTCGGTATCAGCGTTTATGTGTTCGGGGTGCTGGTGCAACTGCCGTTCATTTCCACCAAGTTCTATACCGGTCCATTGGTAGCGGCCCTGGGGGATGTGGATATTTCCTGGATCATCGGTCTCGTGTTGCCCGCAGCGCTGTATTACGTCTGCGCGAAAAAATGGCACGGCACCGTACCCGATCGACTGATTCTGCCCGTCGAGCAGGACAGCGTTGTACAACCTAAAACAAGCGGGGCCGGTCGCGCTGCGGCGCAGGCCTGA
- a CDS encoding methyl-accepting chemotaxis protein — MTRNMKFSHKILLAAALVVAVAFACFILFNDYRQREALQSSTESSMQELGSLTTSNIQTWLESRIQLLQSMAQQVVADGNAPASLKRIIDLPAYTGNFQLSYFGGADGVMFSVPAGNRAPDYDPRARGWYKAANTAQQTIVTEPYIAASSGKLVITVATPVQRQGQMIGVAGADIDLSSVSAIINSLNFGGHGHAFIVSADGKILIHPDSKLVLKTLAEAYPNGAPKVSPGLKEVEFDGKTQLISFTHVNGVPSADWYVALVLDKDTAFSMLSEFRTSALIAMVIAVVIIIALLGMLIRVLMQPLLTMGRAMHDIAEGEGDLTKRLTIHGHDEFGALGLSFNRFVERIHTSIREVSSATGQVNEVALRVVAASNSSMFNSDQQASRTNSVAAAINQLGAAAQEIAQNAALASQHSSDARSLAEDGQQVVDKTIHAMQQLSAKISDSCGNIETLNSNTVNIGQILEVITSISQQTNLLALNAAIEAARAGEAGRGFAVVADEVRNLAHRTQDSAQQVQKMIEELQVGARQAVGIMTESQRESESSVGIANQAGERLGSVTQRIGEIDGMNQSVATATEEQTAVVESINVDINEINTLNQEGVENLQATLRACADLEQQAARLKQLVGSFRI; from the coding sequence ATGACCAGAAACATGAAATTCAGCCACAAGATCTTGTTGGCTGCCGCCCTCGTGGTGGCCGTTGCGTTCGCCTGTTTCATTTTGTTCAACGACTATCGCCAGCGCGAAGCCCTGCAAAGCAGCACCGAATCGTCGATGCAGGAACTGGGCAGCCTGACCACCAGCAACATCCAGACCTGGCTGGAAAGCCGCATCCAGTTGCTGCAATCGATGGCGCAGCAGGTTGTCGCCGACGGCAACGCCCCGGCCAGCCTGAAACGCATCATCGACCTGCCCGCCTACACCGGCAATTTCCAGCTCAGCTACTTCGGTGGCGCCGACGGCGTGATGTTCTCGGTCCCGGCCGGCAACCGCGCGCCGGATTACGATCCGCGCGCCCGTGGCTGGTACAAGGCAGCCAACACTGCGCAACAGACCATCGTCACCGAACCGTACATCGCCGCCTCGTCGGGCAAACTGGTGATCACCGTCGCCACCCCGGTGCAGCGCCAGGGCCAGATGATCGGTGTGGCCGGCGCCGACATTGATCTGTCCAGCGTCAGCGCGATCATCAACTCACTGAACTTCGGCGGCCATGGTCACGCGTTCATCGTCAGTGCCGACGGCAAGATCCTGATCCACCCGGACAGCAAACTGGTGCTCAAGACCCTCGCCGAGGCCTACCCCAACGGTGCGCCGAAAGTCAGCCCGGGTCTGAAAGAAGTCGAGTTCGATGGCAAGACCCAGTTGATCTCCTTCACCCATGTCAACGGCGTACCGTCGGCTGACTGGTACGTGGCGCTGGTGCTGGACAAGGACACCGCGTTCTCGATGCTCAGCGAATTCCGCACCTCGGCGCTGATCGCGATGGTCATCGCCGTGGTGATCATCATCGCCCTGCTCGGCATGCTGATCCGCGTGCTGATGCAGCCGCTGCTGACCATGGGCCGCGCCATGCACGACATCGCCGAAGGCGAAGGTGACCTGACCAAGCGCCTGACCATCCACGGCCATGATGAGTTCGGCGCGCTGGGGCTGTCGTTCAACCGTTTCGTCGAGCGCATCCACACCTCGATCCGCGAAGTCTCCTCGGCCACCGGCCAAGTCAACGAAGTCGCTCTGCGCGTGGTCGCAGCGTCGAACTCGTCGATGTTCAACTCCGACCAGCAGGCCTCGCGCACCAACAGCGTGGCCGCCGCGATCAACCAGCTCGGCGCCGCCGCCCAGGAAATCGCCCAGAACGCCGCCCTCGCCTCGCAACATTCCAGCGATGCGCGCAGCCTGGCCGAAGACGGCCAGCAGGTTGTGGATAAAACCATCCACGCGATGCAACAGCTGTCGGCGAAGATCAGCGACTCCTGCGGCAACATCGAAACCCTGAACAGCAACACCGTGAACATCGGGCAGATTCTGGAAGTGATCACCAGCATCTCCCAGCAGACCAACCTGCTGGCACTCAACGCCGCCATCGAAGCGGCCCGTGCCGGTGAGGCCGGTCGTGGTTTCGCCGTGGTCGCCGACGAAGTCCGCAACCTGGCGCACCGCACCCAGGATTCGGCGCAGCAAGTGCAGAAGATGATTGAAGAGCTGCAAGTCGGCGCGCGTCAGGCGGTCGGCATCATGACCGAGAGCCAGCGTGAGAGCGAAAGCAGCGTCGGCATCGCCAACCAGGCCGGCGAACGCCTGGGCAGCGTGACCCAGCGCATCGGCGAGATCGACGGCATGAATCAGTCGGTGGCGACCGCGACGGAAGAGCAGACGGCGGTGGTCGAGTCGATCAACGTTGATATCAACGAGATCAACACGCTGAACCAGGAAGGTGTGGAGAACTTGCAGGCGACGTTGCGCGCTTGTGCGGATCTGGAGCAGCAGGCTGCTCGACTAAAGCAGTTGGTGGGCAGCTTCAGAATCTGA
- the hutC gene encoding histidine utilization repressor: MGDSPAPLYARVKQMITQQIDSGNWPPHYRVPSESELVSQLGFSRMTINRALREMTADGLLVRMQGVGTFVAEPKSQSALFEVHNIADEIASRGHRHTCQVITLEEEAAGSERALALDMREGQKVFHSLIVHYENDIPVQIEDRFVNALVAPEYLKQDFTLQTPYAYLNQVAPLTEGEHVVEAILAEASECKLLQIEKGEPCLLIRRRTWSGRQPVTAARLIHPGSRHRLEGRFHK; encoded by the coding sequence ATGGGCGACAGTCCGGCGCCCTTGTACGCCCGCGTCAAACAGATGATCACCCAGCAGATCGACAGCGGTAACTGGCCGCCGCATTACCGCGTGCCGTCGGAAAGCGAGCTGGTCAGCCAGTTGGGTTTCAGCCGCATGACCATCAACCGCGCGCTGCGGGAAATGACCGCCGACGGTCTGTTGGTACGCATGCAAGGCGTCGGCACTTTTGTCGCCGAACCGAAGAGCCAGTCCGCGCTGTTCGAAGTGCACAACATCGCCGACGAAATCGCCTCGCGAGGCCATCGCCACACTTGCCAGGTGATCACCCTGGAAGAAGAGGCCGCCGGTTCCGAGCGCGCGCTGGCGCTGGACATGCGCGAAGGGCAGAAAGTCTTTCACTCGCTGATCGTGCACTACGAAAACGACATTCCGGTGCAGATCGAAGACCGTTTCGTCAACGCGCTGGTCGCCCCGGAATACCTCAAGCAGGACTTCACCCTGCAAACGCCTTACGCCTATCTGAACCAGGTCGCGCCGCTGACCGAAGGCGAACACGTGGTCGAAGCGATCCTTGCCGAAGCGTCCGAATGCAAATTGCTGCAGATCGAGAAAGGCGAGCCTTGCCTGCTGATCCGCCGCCGTACCTGGTCGGGTCGTCAGCCGGTGACGGCGGCGCGCCTGATTCACCCCGGTTCCCGTCATCGTTTGGAAGGTCGGTTTCATAAATAA
- a CDS encoding formimidoylglutamate deiminase translates to MSAFFAERALLPNGWANNVRLEVSAEGVLTRIQADSTADGAERLSGPLLPGMPNLHSHAFQRAMAGLAEVAGNPNDSFWTWRDLMYRLVGKISPDQLGVIARQLYIEMLKAGYTSVAEFHYVHHDNNGQPYADPAELALRISQAASSAGIGLTLLPVLYSHSGFGGQTPNEGQRRFINSTENYLKLQSRLQPLLAQQKAQSLGLCFHSLRAVTPQQISEVLAASDKQCPVHIHIAEQQKEVDDCLSWSGRRPLQWLYENNEVDQRWCLVHATHANPEEVTLMAKSRAIAGLCLTTEANLGDGIFPAVDFLAQGGRMGIGSDSHVSLSVVEELRWLEYGQRLRDQRRNRLYGADQPMVGRTLYDAALDGGAQALGQPIGALEVGKRADWIVLDGSDPYLATASGDGILNRWLFAGGDRQVRDVLVNGQWVVREGRHAGEEDSNRAFTQVLRELLG, encoded by the coding sequence ATGTCCGCCTTCTTTGCCGAACGCGCGCTGCTGCCTAACGGATGGGCCAACAATGTACGTCTCGAGGTCAGCGCCGAAGGCGTGTTGACCCGAATCCAGGCCGACTCCACCGCAGACGGCGCCGAACGGCTGAGCGGTCCGCTGCTGCCGGGGATGCCGAATCTGCACTCCCACGCGTTCCAGCGAGCGATGGCGGGACTGGCGGAAGTGGCCGGCAATCCCAACGACAGTTTCTGGACCTGGCGCGATCTGATGTATCGGCTCGTCGGAAAAATCAGCCCCGACCAGCTCGGTGTGATTGCCCGTCAGCTGTACATCGAAATGCTCAAGGCCGGTTACACCTCGGTCGCCGAATTCCATTACGTCCACCACGATAACAACGGCCAGCCGTACGCCGACCCGGCCGAACTGGCGTTGCGTATCAGCCAGGCGGCCAGCTCCGCCGGCATCGGTCTGACCTTACTTCCGGTGCTCTACAGCCACAGCGGTTTCGGCGGCCAGACGCCGAACGAAGGCCAGCGCCGTTTCATCAACAGCACCGAAAATTACCTGAAACTGCAATCGCGTCTGCAACCTCTGCTGGCGCAGCAGAAGGCGCAATCGCTGGGCCTGTGCTTCCACTCCTTGCGCGCGGTCACGCCGCAGCAGATCAGCGAAGTGCTGGCAGCCAGCGACAAGCAATGCCCAGTGCATATCCACATCGCCGAACAGCAGAAGGAAGTCGACGACTGCCTGAGCTGGAGCGGTCGTCGCCCGCTGCAATGGCTGTACGAAAACAACGAAGTCGATCAGCGCTGGTGCCTGGTCCACGCGACCCACGCCAATCCGGAAGAAGTCACGCTGATGGCCAAGAGTCGCGCCATCGCCGGCCTGTGCCTGACCACCGAGGCCAACCTCGGCGACGGGATTTTCCCAGCGGTGGATTTCCTCGCTCAGGGCGGGCGCATGGGCATCGGCTCCGACAGCCATGTGTCGTTGAGCGTGGTGGAAGAACTGCGCTGGTTGGAATACGGCCAGCGCCTGCGCGATCAGCGGCGCAACCGCTTGTATGGCGCGGATCAGCCGATGGTCGGCCGCACGCTGTATGACGCAGCGCTGGATGGTGGCGCTCAGGCCCTGGGCCAGCCGATCGGTGCGCTGGAAGTCGGCAAGCGTGCCGACTGGATCGTGCTCGATGGCAGCGATCCCTATCTGGCCACGGCCAGCGGTGACGGGATTCTCAATCGCTGGCTGTTTGCCGGTGGCGATCGTCAGGTGCGCGATGTGCTGGTCAACGGTCAGTGGGTGGTGCGCGAGGGGCGACATGCCGGGGAGGAGGACAGCAATCGCGCCTTCACCCAGGTTCTGCGAGAGCTATTGGGCTGA
- a CDS encoding ABC transporter substrate-binding protein: MKSNKTLLTTLLSMGLLASAGATQAAGWCESGKPVKFAGLNWESGMLLTDVLQVVLEKGYDCKTDSLPGNSITMENALSSNDIQIFAEEWVGRSEVWNKAEKAGKVVGVGAPVVGAIEGWYVPRYVIEGDAKRKLEAKAPDLKNIADLGKYAAVFKDAEEPSKGRFYNCPAGWTCELDNSEMLKSYGLENSYTNFRPGTGPALDAAVLSSYKRGEPILFYYWSPTPLMGQIDAVKLEEKAGVDKSVSIKVGLSKTFHDEAPELVAVLEKVNLPIDLLNQNLGRMAKERIESPKLAKIFLKEHPEVWHAWVSEDAAKKIDAAL, encoded by the coding sequence ATGAAATCGAACAAGACCCTGCTGACCACATTGCTTTCCATGGGCCTGCTGGCCAGCGCCGGCGCAACCCAGGCCGCCGGCTGGTGCGAGTCCGGCAAACCGGTGAAATTCGCCGGCCTGAACTGGGAAAGCGGCATGCTGCTGACCGACGTTCTGCAGGTGGTGCTGGAGAAAGGTTACGACTGCAAGACCGACAGCCTGCCGGGCAACTCCATCACCATGGAAAACGCCCTGAGCAGCAACGACATCCAGATCTTCGCCGAAGAATGGGTCGGCCGCAGCGAGGTCTGGAACAAGGCCGAGAAGGCCGGCAAGGTCGTCGGTGTCGGCGCCCCGGTGGTGGGTGCGATCGAAGGCTGGTACGTGCCGCGCTACGTGATCGAAGGCGATGCCAAGCGCAAGCTGGAAGCCAAGGCGCCGGACCTGAAAAACATCGCCGACCTGGGCAAATACGCCGCCGTCTTCAAGGACGCCGAAGAGCCTTCCAAGGGCCGCTTCTACAACTGCCCGGCCGGCTGGACCTGCGAGCTGGACAACAGCGAAATGCTGAAAAGCTATGGCCTGGAAAACAGCTACACCAACTTCCGCCCGGGCACCGGCCCAGCGCTGGATGCGGCCGTGCTGTCGAGCTACAAGCGTGGCGAGCCGATCCTGTTCTACTACTGGTCGCCAACCCCGCTGATGGGCCAGATCGACGCGGTGAAACTGGAAGAAAAAGCGGGCGTCGACAAGAGCGTGAGCATCAAGGTCGGCCTGTCCAAGACCTTCCACGACGAAGCCCCGGAACTGGTGGCTGTGCTGGAAAAGGTCAACCTTCCGATCGATCTGTTGAACCAGAACCTGGGCCGTATGGCGAAGGAACGTATCGAGTCGCCAAAACTGGCGAAAATCTTCCTCAAGGAACATCCTGAGGTCTGGCATGCGTGGGTGAGTGAAGACGCTGCCAAGAAAATCGACGCGGCGCTGTAG